One Rosa chinensis cultivar Old Blush chromosome 5, RchiOBHm-V2, whole genome shotgun sequence genomic region harbors:
- the LOC112164245 gene encoding histidine--tRNA ligase, cytoplasmic-like yields MSPLKEVIDSIHAQVAKIEDDLKGTRDFAKEQMTIRKKAFSIIEDVFKRHDATALDTPVFELRDTLMGKYGEDSKLIYDLAYQVPDFKAVYVLTKLLDDLNIGDYEVKLNHRKLLDGMLEICGVPPEKFRTIYSSINKLDKQFFE; encoded by the exons GTTGCAAAGATTGAGGATGATCTCAAG GGTACTCGTGACTTTGCAAAAGAACAAATGACAATAAGAAAGAAAGCATTTTCGATAATAGAAGATGTTTTTAAGAGGCATGATGCCACAGCCCTGGATACTCCAGTTTTTGAATTAAGAGACACTCTCATGGGCAAATATGGGGAAGACTCGAAATTGATTTATGATCTTGCTTACCAG GTACCAGATTTCAAGGCTGTCTATGTGCTAACAAAACTTCTTGATGACCTAAATATTGGAGACTATGAG GTTAAGTTAAATCATCGAAAGTTGTTGGATGGAATGTTGGAAATATGTGGAGTGCCGCCTGAAAAATTCAGAACTATTTATTCTAGTATCAACAAGTTAGACAAGCAGTTTTTCgagtaa